The Lynx canadensis isolate LIC74 chromosome D1, mLynCan4.pri.v2, whole genome shotgun sequence genome has a segment encoding these proteins:
- the MRGPRG gene encoding LOW QUALITY PROTEIN: mas-related G-protein coupled receptor member G (The sequence of the model RefSeq protein was modified relative to this genomic sequence to represent the inferred CDS: inserted 7 bases in 5 codons), with translation MFGLWRTCNSVLLDLTLAVGLGGLVGSGLVLWHLGFRVRKGPLSVYVLRPAADSLSLCCQLGFSTVQAALGSRDHLSFAGFSVGLGLLAAXGTECSHLARVFPTCCPGCRPRHTSGLVCGLVRAPSPPAVLRPANACGXRTRPLTCARYHAASVAWLLSPACAXGSPAPFLWVNCRSQRPRPKLWGIAPGSXFCGLPLVFWSLWPLLNLLRPAGHPPAXAKPFICFTAGQQLGKRQPLWVVLQRSLGEEAARGTGDQSLPQYRASI, from the exons ATGTTCGGGCTCTGGAGAACCTGCAACAGCGTGCTTCTCGACCTCACTCTGGCCGTCGGCCTCGGAGGGCTGGTGGGGAGCGGGCTTGTCCTGTGGCACCTCGGCTTCCGCGTCAGGAAGGGCCCCCTCTCCGTCTACGTCCTCCGCCCCGCCGCGGACAGCCTGTCCCTCTGCTGCCAGCTGGGCTTCTCCACCGTCCAGGCCGCCCTGGGCTCCCGGGACCACCTGTCCTTCGCGGGCTTCTCcgtggggctggggctgctggcGG TCGGCACCGAGTGCAGCCACCTGGCCCGCGTCTTCCCCACCTGCTGCCCCGGCTGCCGGCCCAGACACACCTCGGGCCTCGTCTGCGGCCTCGTCCGGGCCCCGAGCCCGCCGGCCGTGCTGCGGCCCGCCAACGCCTGCGG CCGCACCAGACCCCTGACCTGCGCGCGGTACCACGCGGCCAGCGTCGCGTGGCTGCTGTCCCCGGCCTGCGC GGGGAGCCCGGCGCCCTTCCTCTGGGTGAACTGCCGCTCCCAGCGCCCGCGGCCCAAGCTGTGGGGCATCGCTCCGGGCT TCTTTTGTGGCCTCCCGCTGGTCTTCTGGAGCCTGTGGCCCCTCCTCAACCTCCTGCGGCCCGCGGGCCACCCTCCCG ACGCCAAGCCCTTCATCTGCTTCACCGCAGGCCAGCAGCTGGGCAAACGCCAGCCGCTGTGGGTGGTTCTGCAGAGGTCCCTGGGGGAGGAGGCCGCGCGGGGGACCGGGGACCAGTCTCTGCCTCAATATAGGGCCTCAATATAG